Proteins encoded by one window of Govania unica:
- the ctrA gene encoding response regulator transcription factor CtrA, whose translation MRVLLIEDDASTSRSIELMLNAEGFNVYSTDLGEEGLDLGKLYDYDIILLDLNLPDMHGYDVLKKLRVAKVDTPILILSGMAELENKVKGLGFGADDYLTKPFHKEELIARIHAIIRRSKGHSQSVIRTGKLAVNLDTKTVEVNAQRVHLTGKEYSMLELLSLRKGTTLTKEMFLNHLYGGMDEPELKIIDVFICKLRKKLAMATDGDNYIETVWGRGYVLRDPNEESEMGAPPLAMAIG comes from the coding sequence ATGCGTGTTTTGCTCATAGAAGATGACGCTTCGACGTCTCGCAGCATTGAACTTATGCTGAACGCTGAGGGGTTCAATGTCTATTCTACCGATCTTGGGGAAGAGGGCCTCGATCTCGGCAAGCTTTATGATTATGACATCATTCTCCTCGATCTCAATCTGCCGGACATGCATGGCTATGACGTGCTGAAAAAGCTGCGGGTGGCCAAGGTCGACACCCCTATTCTGATCCTGTCCGGCATGGCCGAGCTTGAAAACAAGGTTAAGGGCCTCGGCTTCGGCGCCGATGACTATCTGACCAAGCCGTTCCACAAGGAAGAGCTGATCGCCCGCATCCATGCGATCATCCGCCGCTCCAAGGGCCATTCGCAATCGGTCATCCGCACCGGCAAGCTTGCGGTCAATCTCGACACCAAAACCGTCGAAGTGAACGCCCAGCGCGTGCATCTGACCGGCAAGGAATATTCCATGCTCGAACTGCTATCGCTCCGCAAGGGGACGACGCTGACCAAGGAAATGTTCCTCAACCATCTTTATGGCGGCATGGACGAGCCTGAGCTCAAGATCATCGACGTGTTCATCTGCAAGCTGCGCAAAAAGCTCGCTATGGCCACCGATGGCGACAATTACATCGAAACCGTCTGGGGCCGCGGCTATGTGCTGCGCGACCCGAACGAAGAGAGCGAAATGGGCGCCCCACCGCTGGCCATGGCCATCGGTTAA
- the fliI gene encoding flagellar protein export ATPase FliI — translation MVQDGRRKAGGTGLKVRESVQSILAELDRLNAVEQYGRVSGVRGLLVEVAGVERSLSIGARLVIEARGGRKIRGEVLGFKDNRALVMPFSALDGVGVGCKATIEDQEAAAYPASSWLGRVVNALGEPVDGKGPLERGGVAYPIKAQPPSAHARKRVGGKLDLGVRALNTFVTCCKGQRMGIFAGSGVGKSVLLSMLARYTACDVAVIGLIGERGREVQEFLEDDLGPEGLKRSVVVVATSDESALMRRQAAYLTMTLAEYYRDQGQQVLCLMDSVTRFAMAQREIGLSLGEPPASKGYTPTVFAELPRLLERAGPGMDEGSVTGLFTVLVDGDDHNEPVADAVRGILDGHIVLERRIGERGRYPAINVLRSVSRTMPHCNLEAENELVIAARRHLATYGDMEEMIRLGAYRAGSNPAVDEAIRLNPALEAFLGQKKTEQATLDQGYDALAEILGQSEAYHAGLPAVNEGMA, via the coding sequence ATGGTTCAGGACGGCCGGCGAAAAGCCGGGGGAACAGGATTAAAGGTCAGAGAATCAGTGCAATCCATCCTTGCGGAACTTGATCGGCTGAATGCGGTTGAACAATACGGGCGTGTCTCGGGTGTTCGCGGCCTGCTCGTGGAGGTTGCGGGAGTCGAGCGCAGCCTGTCCATCGGCGCGCGCCTGGTGATCGAGGCCCGCGGCGGTCGCAAGATCAGGGGCGAAGTGCTCGGGTTCAAGGACAATCGCGCACTCGTCATGCCGTTCAGCGCCCTTGACGGCGTCGGCGTCGGCTGCAAGGCGACCATCGAGGATCAGGAGGCGGCGGCCTATCCGGCGTCAAGCTGGCTTGGCCGCGTGGTTAATGCACTTGGCGAACCGGTGGACGGCAAGGGACCGCTTGAACGGGGTGGTGTGGCCTATCCCATCAAGGCGCAGCCGCCGTCGGCCCATGCCCGCAAACGGGTGGGCGGCAAGCTCGATCTGGGGGTGCGTGCGCTCAATACCTTTGTCACCTGTTGCAAGGGGCAGCGGATGGGGATTTTCGCCGGATCGGGGGTCGGCAAATCGGTGCTGCTGTCCATGCTCGCGCGTTATACGGCCTGCGACGTTGCGGTCATCGGGCTCATTGGCGAACGCGGCCGCGAGGTGCAGGAATTTCTGGAAGACGATCTCGGGCCGGAAGGGCTTAAACGCAGCGTGGTGGTAGTGGCGACGTCGGATGAATCGGCGCTGATGCGCCGTCAGGCCGCCTATCTCACCATGACGCTGGCGGAATATTATCGCGATCAGGGGCAGCAGGTGCTGTGTCTCATGGATAGCGTGACGCGCTTCGCCATGGCGCAGCGGGAAATCGGTTTGTCGCTTGGCGAGCCGCCCGCCAGCAAGGGCTATACTCCGACCGTCTTCGCCGAGCTGCCGCGGCTGTTGGAACGGGCCGGGCCGGGCATGGACGAGGGTTCGGTGACCGGGCTTTTTACTGTGCTTGTGGACGGCGACGATCATAACGAGCCGGTGGCCGATGCGGTGCGCGGTATTCTCGATGGTCATATCGTGCTCGAACGGCGGATTGGCGAGCGCGGGCGTTATCCGGCCATCAATGTATTGCGCTCGGTTTCGCGCACCATGCCGCATTGTAATCTGGAGGCGGAGAATGAATTGGTCATCGCCGCCCGCCGCCATCTCGCCACCTATGGCGATATGGAGGAAATGATCCGGCTTGGCGCGTACCGCGCCGGCAGCAATCCGGCCGTGGATGAGGCGATCCGGCTCAACCCGGCGCTGGAAGCTTTTCTCGGTCAGAAAAAGACCGAACAGGCGACGCTCGATCAGGGCTATGACGCACTGGCCGAAATCCTTGGCCAATCGGAGGCCTATCACGCAGGCCTTCCGGCGGTTAACGAGGGGATGGCATGA
- a CDS encoding flagellar FliJ family protein produces MKGLSTLIRLNRWRVDEKRRELRGLEDMRSDLVIRRTTIDVEMATEQSVGDEPVVQFSYGAFVRAALLRRETLTRSIAEVEHAVEEKQSELADCVRELKKIEVAAERRAERERLELSRREQIEVDEISMNVFRRQG; encoded by the coding sequence ATGAAGGGACTTTCAACGCTGATCCGCCTTAACCGCTGGCGCGTCGATGAAAAGCGGCGGGAGCTGCGCGGGCTTGAGGATATGCGGTCGGATCTGGTGATCCGGCGCACGACCATCGACGTCGAAATGGCCACCGAACAGTCGGTCGGGGATGAGCCTGTGGTGCAGTTTTCCTATGGCGCCTTTGTCCGCGCCGCCTTGCTGCGCCGCGAGACGCTGACCCGCTCCATCGCCGAAGTCGAACATGCCGTCGAGGAAAAGCAAAGCGAACTCGCCGACTGCGTGCGCGAGTTGAAAAAAATCGAAGTCGCCGCCGAACGCCGCGCCGAACGCGAGCGGTTAGAACTCAGCCGGCGCGAGCAGATCGAAGTCGATGAAATCTCCATGAACGTCTTCCGCCGTCAGGGTTGA